From one Enterococcus sp. DIV2402 genomic stretch:
- a CDS encoding GNAT family N-acetyltransferase, with protein sequence MVVTKYDKLSKTMEIGHVIDETWWANSYTSEALIATVNFLFKPTDVQKIEDFHDITNNRS encoded by the coding sequence ATAGTTGTAACCAAATATGACAAATTAAGCAAAACAATGGAGATTGGACATGTTATTGATGAAACTTGGTGGGCTAACAGCTATACATCTGAGGCTCTTATTGCCACTGTAAATTTTTTATTCAAACCTACAGATGTTCAAAAAATAGAAGACTTCCACGATATTACAAACAATCGATCGTAA
- a CDS encoding MFS transporter, protein MFFDYGNNTWIASLGKKGQKILTYYQISESIIGIIFNIFGGIIADKRNKKRTIIIADISSCIVCFILALCYPTVFFIYIMILVNALLAVFSSLKSPSYKSIIPNIVDKKNLKNTNSLLEISNQLINISSPIFLIVFMKVIGIQGALFIDSISFLISAIINYNISMLNPISNEKKDSKKIKVIEELKIGLNYLIKDPNLINLLIVSAIVNLFLAGYNFSIPFSKTAFDTTDNTYGTLLTAQAIGGILGGIFSRKYIKNSSMDYLLKILLFCGLGIMLIYISFLLTKNLFAIASCVALFHFLLTIYNVTFFTNVQLEVNKEYLGRVFSVIFTISIVFMPIGTLLFSIFLSASNPFNYIVVGLGIVITSTTFLLINKKRWTK, encoded by the coding sequence TTGTTCTTTGATTATGGGAATAACACATGGATAGCTTCATTAGGAAAAAAGGGACAAAAGATATTAACTTATTATCAGATTAGTGAATCGATAATAGGCATTATTTTTAATATTTTCGGCGGCATTATTGCAGACAAGAGAAATAAAAAAAGAACTATAATTATTGCAGATATTAGTAGTTGTATTGTTTGTTTTATTTTGGCTTTGTGTTATCCTACTGTATTTTTTATTTATATTATGATTTTGGTTAATGCTCTATTAGCAGTCTTTTCTTCCCTAAAATCACCGTCATATAAATCTATAATTCCCAATATTGTAGATAAAAAAAACTTAAAAAACACAAATTCTTTACTTGAAATTTCAAACCAATTAATAAATATTTCCTCGCCTATTTTTTTAATAGTTTTTATGAAAGTTATAGGGATTCAAGGTGCATTATTTATAGATAGTATATCTTTTCTTATATCCGCAATTATCAATTACAATATTTCTATGTTGAACCCTATTTCTAACGAAAAAAAAGATTCTAAAAAAATTAAAGTTATTGAAGAATTAAAAATAGGACTAAACTATTTGATAAAAGATCCAAATTTAATAAATTTACTTATTGTTTCAGCGATAGTAAATCTTTTTCTCGCCGGCTACAATTTCTCAATTCCGTTTTCTAAAACAGCATTTGATACAACCGATAATACGTATGGGACACTATTAACTGCGCAGGCGATTGGAGGTATTTTGGGCGGAATCTTTAGTAGGAAATACATAAAAAATTCTTCGATGGATTACCTACTAAAAATACTTCTTTTTTGTGGTTTAGGGATAATGCTAATCTATATCTCATTCTTATTAACAAAAAATTTATTTGCCATCGCTTCATGTGTAGCTCTTTTCCATTTTTTATTAACCATATACAATGTGACTTTTTTTACAAACGTTCAATTAGAAGTTAATAAGGAATATTTAGGAAGAGTTTTTAGTGTTATCTTCACAATTTCTATTGTATTCATGCCTATCGGAACTCTTCTTTTTTCTATTTTTTTATCTGCCAGCAATCCATTTAACTATATCGTAGTCGGACTTGGCATCGTAATAACAAGTACTACTTTCTTACTAATTAATAAAAAAAGGTGGACTAAATAA
- a CDS encoding non-ribosomal peptide synthetase has translation MSIFQQLLNMKNSTDESLITTKEKLSTHDFLLLVGKIQHILEKNDIQPGNKVIIIMTPSMETVATIMAVGFIGATYIPIDISMPKSRIDYIIKDTKAKVVLTNQKYLLLPNSYDIRKLLIKDIEYNDAPIPMLRKRHMESTAYIIYTSGSTGNPKGVEVSFSNLDFFINTFNCTFISNKNSVFLLNTALQFDVSIAELYGWIANNASLFILDEKEIKDIKKLPLIIKEHNITHLSIAPSIMNAYSNNEIKYLSEAKLEYVLIAGEEFPISLAKKLRGLVLDSKVYNCYGPTEATVYATYHRLSIEDLNNKKIPIGKSFDNIATLLIQANNSSHHELYLSGDGIAKGYINLQNKTDESFPYIDGKRYYKTGDLVFLDKDTGDFTFIGRKDFQLEINSIRVEPGEIENAIATVLNTDKCIVFKWNKKLVCFYLKNENIKNVASTKNKLLEILPSYMIPSIWEPLESFPINISGKIDRIKLIEIYSTKNITNSDTQNKLLNNIRRISDIPNLGLYDNLFDSGLDSLSVIEIEIYLETEFSKTLSPGYIYLHPTVFDIQNDMGKNKELDLNTYQKIQKILNGNQINFKLIKNKNNHLKLEINESNLTTLKMVNTYHEIFSKIQSAVFEKNGTSIFHEETNYSSIIKLFEKNKSDSYESSIFQKVYFNIKLNSFTEVDFEYPDNICADETKKLIKYLVNNIEAFRTTISKNSNHKLYSNVYNYSEIETRIKDLTELSQSQREKIIEQDKIDTKNLIMDNLLGNPLYRILAHRTSFNKIKLSIILHHSVSDGASSAILSKYVSSYFQKSDIESLGMKVYLDKLSTNSKAPQLLKDNYIKKLENIKNNVSNSGLKTSIWENGFKIIKKVGELDKWKKFLLVADEVTDDYIRKNELTEITFQMLFDFRNVGDYKFDFLVNDCHETVTFYRHKNTNSVNFINNFYDHINYFHYKKGISLGLAIYSNFPTFSEEQQKLQEIVETTPLNIDYIGEFSEKDLNKKIQEMDMLKHQLKNLKKQTRFTAFSSREDVYIFQVSNL, from the coding sequence ATGTCTATATTTCAGCAACTATTGAATATGAAAAACTCAACAGATGAATCATTGATAACAACTAAAGAAAAATTAAGCACTCATGATTTTTTATTGTTAGTAGGAAAAATACAACACATTCTTGAGAAGAATGATATACAACCAGGAAATAAAGTTATTATTATAATGACTCCCTCTATGGAAACTGTTGCAACTATTATGGCAGTTGGATTCATAGGTGCTACTTATATACCTATAGACATCAGTATGCCAAAAAGTCGAATAGATTATATTATAAAAGACACTAAAGCAAAAGTTGTATTAACAAACCAAAAATATTTACTATTACCTAATAGTTACGATATTAGAAAACTCTTAATAAAAGATATAGAATACAATGATGCTCCTATCCCCATGTTAAGAAAGAGACATATGGAGTCTACTGCCTATATTATATATACCTCTGGAAGCACTGGTAATCCAAAAGGTGTAGAAGTATCATTTTCAAATTTAGACTTCTTTATTAATACCTTTAATTGTACTTTTATCTCCAACAAGAATTCAGTTTTTTTGCTTAATACCGCCCTTCAATTTGATGTATCTATAGCAGAGTTATATGGTTGGATAGCTAATAATGCCTCATTATTCATTCTTGATGAAAAAGAAATTAAAGACATAAAAAAACTACCTTTAATTATAAAAGAACACAATATTACACACTTATCAATAGCCCCCTCTATTATGAATGCTTATAGCAATAACGAAATTAAGTATTTAAGTGAGGCAAAACTAGAATACGTTCTAATTGCAGGAGAAGAATTTCCAATTTCATTAGCAAAAAAATTGCGTGGATTAGTATTAGATTCCAAAGTTTATAATTGCTATGGACCCACGGAAGCGACTGTTTATGCCACCTATCATAGACTCTCTATCGAAGATTTAAACAATAAAAAAATACCGATTGGAAAATCTTTTGATAATATTGCTACACTGTTAATTCAAGCAAATAATTCATCCCATCATGAATTATATTTATCGGGCGATGGGATTGCGAAAGGCTATATTAATTTACAAAATAAGACAGATGAATCTTTTCCTTATATAGATGGAAAAAGGTATTATAAAACAGGCGATTTAGTATTTTTAGATAAAGATACAGGCGACTTTACATTTATAGGTAGAAAAGATTTTCAATTAGAGATAAACAGTATTCGTGTCGAACCTGGTGAAATAGAAAATGCTATTGCTACAGTATTGAATACTGATAAATGTATTGTATTCAAATGGAACAAAAAATTAGTTTGCTTTTATTTAAAAAATGAAAACATAAAAAACGTAGCTTCTACAAAAAATAAACTACTTGAAATTCTTCCTAGCTATATGATTCCATCTATATGGGAACCATTAGAATCATTTCCGATTAACATTAGTGGAAAAATTGATAGGATAAAACTAATTGAAATCTATTCGACAAAAAATATTACTAATTCCGATACTCAAAACAAATTACTGAATAATATTCGTCGAATTTCCGACATCCCCAACTTGGGATTGTATGATAATTTATTTGATTCTGGCCTGGATTCTCTTTCCGTGATAGAAATAGAAATATATTTAGAAACAGAATTTTCTAAAACTCTATCCCCAGGGTATATCTATTTGCATCCTACGGTTTTTGATATACAAAACGATATGGGCAAGAACAAAGAGCTCGATTTAAATACCTATCAAAAGATACAAAAGATACTAAATGGAAATCAAATTAATTTTAAATTAATTAAAAATAAAAATAATCACTTAAAATTAGAAATTAATGAATCAAATTTAACTACGCTTAAAATGGTTAATACTTATCATGAAATATTCTCTAAAATTCAAAGTGCTGTTTTTGAAAAAAATGGAACTTCTATATTTCATGAAGAAACTAACTATTCGAGTATTATAAAACTATTTGAAAAAAACAAATCCGACTCATATGAGTCGTCTATTTTTCAAAAGGTTTACTTTAATATTAAATTAAACAGCTTTACAGAAGTTGATTTTGAGTATCCAGATAATATATGTGCGGATGAGACCAAAAAATTAATCAAATATTTAGTTAACAATATAGAGGCTTTTAGGACTACAATCAGTAAAAATTCTAATCATAAGCTTTATAGTAATGTATATAACTATTCAGAAATAGAAACAAGGATAAAAGATTTAACTGAATTAAGTCAAAGTCAGAGAGAAAAAATAATAGAACAGGATAAAATAGATACCAAAAACTTAATAATGGATAATTTACTTGGAAACCCATTGTATCGCATACTTGCACATAGGACCTCCTTCAATAAAATTAAATTAAGTATTATTTTACATCATAGTGTTTCTGATGGCGCAAGTTCGGCAATCTTATCAAAATATGTAAGTAGTTATTTTCAAAAATCGGATATAGAATCATTGGGAATGAAAGTTTACTTAGATAAGCTGAGTACAAATTCAAAAGCTCCTCAGCTTTTGAAAGATAACTATATTAAAAAATTAGAAAATATAAAGAATAATGTTTCGAACAGCGGACTCAAAACTTCTATTTGGGAAAATGGATTTAAAATTATAAAAAAAGTCGGTGAACTAGACAAATGGAAAAAATTCCTACTAGTAGCTGATGAAGTGACTGATGACTATATTCGAAAAAATGAGTTAACTGAAATAACTTTCCAAATGCTTTTTGATTTTAGAAATGTCGGGGACTATAAATTCGATTTTCTAGTTAATGATTGCCACGAAACAGTTACTTTCTATAGACATAAAAATACAAATTCAGTAAACTTTATAAATAATTTTTATGATCATATAAATTATTTTCATTATAAAAAAGGCATAAGTTTAGGATTAGCAATTTATAGTAACTTTCCCACTTTCAGTGAAGAGCAACAAAAACTGCAAGAAATTGTTGAAACAACCCCATTAAATATAGACTATATTGGAGAGTTTTCTGAGAAAGATTTAAACAAAAAGATTCAAGAAATGGATATGCTGAAACATCAATTAAAAAATTTGAAAAAGCAAACACGTTTTACAGCATTTTCAAGTAGAGAAGATGTTTATATCTTTCAGGTGAGCAATTTATGA
- a CDS encoding HIT family protein, translated as MTTCVFCDIISRKIPGKIIFENAKTLAFLSNKADVSGHILIIPKDHCTDLNDITDENFIELQKTLLKINNHIINSCGYTGVNILMASGESAGQSIRHVHFHLIPRNFHDNIVAWPELSKEKKETSDELYQKLKITN; from the coding sequence ATGACTACTTGTGTGTTTTGCGATATTATATCAAGAAAAATTCCTGGAAAAATAATATTTGAAAATGCAAAAACGTTAGCATTTTTATCAAATAAAGCAGATGTAAGTGGGCATATATTAATTATACCAAAAGATCATTGCACAGATTTAAATGATATTACTGATGAAAATTTTATTGAACTACAAAAGACTTTACTAAAAATTAATAACCATATAATAAACAGCTGTGGATATACAGGAGTAAATATTTTAATGGCTAGCGGTGAAAGTGCGGGACAGTCAATTCGACATGTTCATTTCCATCTTATTCCGAGAAATTTTCATGATAATATCGTTGCATGGCCAGAGCTATCTAAAGAAAAAAAAGAAACCTCTGATGAGCTTTATCAAAAATTAAAAATAACAAATTGA
- a CDS encoding SLC13 family permease produces MFVSLLIILAIILSILLGEKFNINTGLIALAFAYLIGCFVLGMSVKDLLATWPTQLFLVIFSVSLFFNFAVVNGTLNKLADLLLYKFKRFSLFLPLILYFITALVSGMGAGFFTSIAIMGSMAMVLCKSSNMNRIHASLAVSLGALSGANFMYSAHGVLFHSLFLETPLAEQAGLLTKDIFIVSFTYPIVVILFLIFISRKNHSKKELNIQLPEKFNSKQKLNLVLIFLLMVLVLVIPMIEKLVPEISYISQRIDISLLAIVFSIFGYFLKLVDNSDEVLKKVPWNTIWLVSGVGMLIDVAVEAGTIDLLASLITKIPTPLVPLAVCIIAGIMSIFSSTLGVVAPLMFPMITGIAVASGYSPSLIAVAIIIGAQSTAVAPFSTGGSLILGSSGLEGKQQQKFYNDLLYKATFLGLLFAMIATIVLMFIY; encoded by the coding sequence ATGTTTGTTTCATTACTCATTATCTTAGCCATTATATTGTCTATTTTGCTTGGTGAAAAATTCAATATAAATACAGGACTGATAGCGTTAGCTTTTGCTTATCTTATTGGATGTTTTGTACTGGGAATGTCAGTAAAAGATTTATTGGCAACTTGGCCGACGCAGTTGTTTCTTGTAATTTTCTCCGTATCATTGTTTTTTAACTTTGCTGTGGTAAATGGTACACTAAATAAATTAGCCGATTTATTATTATATAAATTTAAAAGATTTAGTTTATTCTTACCTTTGATTTTATATTTTATCACTGCATTGGTGTCGGGAATGGGTGCTGGCTTTTTCACTTCCATCGCAATCATGGGTTCTATGGCAATGGTGCTATGTAAATCATCAAACATGAATCGTATCCATGCTTCATTAGCTGTTTCCCTAGGAGCACTTTCAGGAGCAAATTTTATGTACAGTGCTCATGGCGTATTATTTCATTCTTTGTTTTTAGAGACTCCATTAGCTGAACAAGCTGGCCTTCTTACAAAAGATATCTTTATTGTATCCTTTACTTATCCAATCGTTGTTATCTTATTTTTAATATTCATTTCTCGTAAAAATCATTCGAAAAAAGAACTAAACATACAACTACCAGAAAAATTTAATTCGAAGCAAAAATTAAACTTAGTGTTGATTTTTTTATTAATGGTGCTAGTTTTGGTTATTCCAATGATAGAAAAATTGGTTCCAGAGATTTCCTACATTAGTCAAAGAATCGATATCAGTTTGTTAGCGATAGTCTTTTCGATTTTTGGCTATTTCCTTAAACTGGTTGATAATTCTGATGAAGTACTAAAAAAAGTTCCTTGGAATACTATTTGGTTGGTTTCAGGAGTTGGGATGTTGATTGATGTTGCTGTAGAGGCTGGAACAATTGATTTACTTGCTTCATTGATTACTAAAATCCCGACTCCTTTAGTCCCCCTAGCAGTGTGCATTATTGCCGGAATCATGTCGATTTTTAGCAGTACACTCGGTGTTGTAGCACCTTTAATGTTTCCAATGATTACTGGAATCGCCGTCGCTTCCGGCTATAGCCCTTCTTTAATTGCAGTAGCTATTATTATAGGTGCGCAATCAACAGCCGTGGCTCCTTTCTCTACTGGAGGTAGTCTTATTCTCGGGTCAAGTGGACTTGAAGGTAAACAACAACAGAAGTTTTACAATGATTTATTATATAAAGCAACCTTCCTAGGTTTATTATTTGCGATGATTGCAACGATAGTTTTAATGTTTATCTACTAG
- a CDS encoding alcohol dehydrogenase catalytic domain-containing protein produces the protein MKNKSKLISISVEKVGVCGSDKQKILQNSLSVKYLGHEIIGIDNSLKKYVAVNPNIHCGTCFYCRRKEFNLCSNVKAIGNNIEGGLKGTLQIPIDNLLYLESNNVKYTLLDPLAVIIHGLSLINIKEEDSVLIIGNGTLAKILIWILNKKNITPSLVNRRGCIENPKGTLKTNETYKYTKVISKKFKYTFEIVGYEQVDSIETAISNTQKNGYIVCFGVFPKGYYAPIELRSLFENEIKIQGVRSFNPKDFKIAKKILDDTHDEILDVINIKHTKFVSYEQLLIESKIKNVDKLIVDLK, from the coding sequence ATGAAAAATAAATCAAAGTTGATATCAATTTCTGTCGAAAAAGTTGGTGTTTGTGGGTCAGATAAACAAAAAATACTTCAGAATAGCCTAAGTGTCAAATATCTAGGTCACGAAATTATTGGAATTGACAATTCTTTAAAAAAATATGTTGCAGTAAATCCTAATATACATTGTGGAACGTGTTTTTATTGTAGAAGGAAAGAATTTAATTTATGCTCAAATGTTAAAGCAATTGGAAATAACATCGAAGGCGGTCTAAAAGGAACATTGCAGATTCCGATTGACAACTTATTATATCTTGAAAGTAATAATGTGAAATATACTTTGCTAGACCCATTAGCTGTTATTATTCATGGTTTAAGTTTAATTAATATTAAAGAAGAAGATAGTGTCCTAATAATAGGAAACGGTACTTTAGCAAAAATATTGATATGGATTTTAAATAAAAAAAACATTACTCCAAGTTTAGTAAATAGACGTGGATGTATTGAGAATCCTAAAGGAACCCTTAAGACAAATGAAACCTATAAATATACAAAAGTTATCTCGAAAAAATTTAAATATACTTTTGAAATAGTAGGGTATGAGCAGGTAGATTCTATAGAAACAGCTATTTCAAATACACAAAAAAATGGATATATTGTATGCTTTGGGGTTTTCCCTAAAGGTTATTATGCTCCAATAGAATTACGATCACTTTTCGAAAATGAAATAAAAATTCAAGGAGTTAGATCATTTAATCCAAAGGATTTTAAAATAGCTAAAAAAATTCTTGATGATACTCACGATGAAATTTTGGATGTTATTAACATTAAACACACGAAGTTTGTATCATACGAACAGTTGCTAATAGAATCTAAAATAAAAAATGTTGATAAATTAATAGTTGACTTAAAATAG
- a CDS encoding integrase core domain-containing protein, producing MIQYTSLECKEWLNTNKIRHSYSRKGTPYDNAGIESFPASLKKEEVYTTTYLNFEEANQALFSYIDRFYSRNRNHCSINYLTPHEFEIQEKIKMD from the coding sequence ATGATTCAATATACCTCCTTAGAATGTAAGGAATGGTTAAATACAAATAAAATAAGGCATTCCTATAGTCGTAAAGGAACGCCTTATGATAATGCAGGGATTGAATCCTTTCCCGCTTCATTGAAGAAAGAAGAAGTATACACAACAACATATTTAAATTTTGAAGAAGCGAATCAAGCATTATTTAGTTATATTGATAGATTTTATAGTCGCAATCGAAACCATTGTTCAATTAACTATTTGACACCGCATGAATTTGAAATTCAAGAAAAAATAAAAATGGATTAA
- a CDS encoding AAA family ATPase, translating to MPNNLFLLVGLPGSGKTTISKKLEKEGTFLVSSDEYRNIFTEFKDNHEFIFSVMNLVSLHALKTRNVVYDSTNLNIINRKNTYEYLKDIDTDINVVAIVLDCSAEYSKKMSKKRPNRTDVTDDLVDFFQGYYKEPIEGIDCDSLIKLSLTQRDNVTDILKEFL from the coding sequence ATGCCTAATAATTTATTTTTATTAGTCGGCCTACCTGGTTCTGGTAAAACCACTATTTCAAAAAAACTAGAAAAAGAAGGTACTTTTTTAGTTTCATCAGACGAATATCGTAATATTTTTACTGAATTTAAAGATAATCATGAATTTATATTTTCAGTTATGAATTTAGTAAGTCTTCATGCACTAAAAACAAGAAATGTAGTTTATGACTCTACAAATTTAAATATTATTAATAGAAAAAATACTTATGAATATTTGAAAGATATAGATACAGATATCAACGTTGTAGCTATAGTTTTAGATTGTAGTGCAGAGTATTCAAAAAAAATGTCAAAAAAAAGACCAAATAGAACTGACGTAACAGATGATTTAGTAGATTTTTTTCAAGGATACTATAAAGAACCTATTGAAGGCATTGATTGTGATTCATTAATAAAATTATCTCTGACTCAAAGAGATAATGTAACTGATATCCTCAAAGAATTCTTGTAA
- a CDS encoding NAD(P)-dependent oxidoreductase yields the protein MNKNSIAKMKNGVLLLNSARSLLIVEEDLKDALESGKISVATLDVVSTEPICADNPLLKTPNTILIPRMVRSTKEAKENLMNTVYTRLF from the coding sequence ATTAATAAGAATTCGATTGCTAAAATGAAAAATGGTGTGTTGCTTCTTAACAGTGCTCGAAGTCTTTTAATTGTAGAAGAGGATCTTAAAGATGCACTTGAAAGTGGTAAAATTAGTGTTGCTACTTTGGATGTTGTATCAACTGAACCAATTTGTGCTGATAATCCTCTACTAAAAACGCCAAATACTATTCTTATCCCACGTATGGTACGATCAACAAAGGAAGCTAAAGAAAACTTGATGAATACAGTCTACACAAGACTTTTCTGA